Genomic segment of Chelmon rostratus isolate fCheRos1 chromosome 2, fCheRos1.pri, whole genome shotgun sequence:
ATCTTCACACATCTGCAACATGATTTTCATAGAAATGATCTGAAATCAATGGCTGTCGAAACTGACTGAATTAGTTCAATTCTAAATTAATTTCATACACTATCTACACATGGATGCATTTTAGATTTAGTTTAGATTTTAGCCTTTGTGGTGATAAATGCTGGATGTTGGGtctgtaaactttattttttcaatCATTATACTAACATACTTTGTATTTTAAGattgtttttaagtgtgtgaatgaattctgtgtttttttatgtgtttctcGAAAACCAGTTTGCCTCAGATTGCCGTTTGTCGGACAAAGAATTGAAGAATTCAGAACTGAAATGATTCCATCAGCTTTTATACTTGTTGTCTTTGTCCCAGACAGTCAATAATATGAAATTGTTATGAAATTGAACCACCTTGGTGAACGTTCACTTGCTTTATCTTTAAATTATGTAACTTTTGAGTTACATGTTGCTGCTCTTCCTCATTACAACAACTGCAATCTGTAATTTCATTACTCTTACAATCTGAATCACTGTCATAGccagcattttaaaaatagtCCCATCCACCTACCCACCATGACAGCaaaagaaatgttcatgttgCAGCTATTCAGTTAACTTTGTGTGAAAGTTTGAGTGACGTTTCAAAGCCTTTCCCACACTGTCGGACATGAAATTCTACTGGAGACATATTGTCATCGTAAAGTAGtcatatttaaatatacaaatactGAAATCAACACATGCACGCAATGTGAAAGTAAATAATGTATAGCTTCCTCTCATGATctctttgttgtattttaactTCTTGTTCTAAACATCTCTGTTCAATCTAGCGTTTTGGACCATGGGAGGTTCTTATGGGCTGGCGGTTTTGGTGGGCGTGGCCTTGCTTCTCACAACCGGCCAATGTGATGTGAGCTGTAGTGGAACGGACGGCCGCCCGGGAGAGGCAGGAATCCCTGGCAGAGATGGACGGCCTGGAGCCAAGGGACAGAAAGGAGAGTCAGGTAAAAGCCTCCTGAATGTACATACagagctgctgcctgctgtgctgggctgttttgtggtttttggaCACAAACTTTCCACTTTGTGGAGTATTTGAGGGTTTGCTTGCTTTGTCCTTTCAATGTATGCAGAATCAGTGCATGCAGGATTCTTTCCCGGTAGTTGTTAAACTGATTATAATCTGCATATATACTTATagtcatcaggtggacacaaacacaactccagatgaataataatgttgttctgtaactgctggatgtgcaaaaAAGCAACTGTTTGGTAACTAATCTGCCACATAAACTTGAAAGGTGATGatatatcagtgttgtgttcaaatTTCTTTCCCCAAACAATcaattattgcaggtttaatcATTCGTGTGTTTGTCTCCAGCTGTGATGGACAGCGGTCCGGTGGATGCGAGCGTCCTGCTAAGGCTGAAGGGGGAGCCTGGGAGTCGGGGCAAGCCAGGAGTCATGGGTCCTAAAGGTTACCGTGGAGATCTGGGACCAACGGGTAAACCGGGAGAACCCGGTCGCCCCGGCGCTGATGGGAAGAGCGTTGCCCATGGTAATGATACGATCGTACAGCCTACAGTATATATCATGCTAACATAGAGTAATACCTCACAGTATCCGTCATGTTAAACTCAGAAAGTATCTGACAGGACAGATAATGAAGCAGAACCTCTGTGCAAATCAAACTGTCCACTCAAGCCTctcaacaaatgaaataaatataaaggGGAAATGGGATTTAGCTTGGTTTACTGGAAGCTAGCAGCGTTTAGAGGTTCAAAATAAATTCATAAGTGACAATAATCAGAACTCTCTTTATCTACAAATAAAGATATGTTATCATTTCAAACcctaaaagaaaacattaacatgGACTGCAGTGATaacagaacaaagaaagaagacCCACCTCTGTCAAAGGAGAATTGTACAAAATGGCAAAGGTGAAGGGCTAAAGGAATTTATAGTTGGGCTcatagaagaagaaatgaataaGCTTTGAAATTTAACTGTGATGTATTTAGTGAGCTGGATATGACGCTGACACCAGTTCGTTCCAGTGGCCACTCGCAGTACTGCAGCCCAAGAAGTACTTCTCCCATAGACCTCCATTATAAAAGGGATGTTTGTAAAGCTGTTAACAGGACACCTCGAGCTGCAAACGACGTCAACATATCATCCCTTTATTACGAGCGTTTGAACCATGAAGGTTTTATATTTGCGAAACTTGTGGGTGGGACCAGCAGGAGAAACAGAGTGGGCCGTAACACGGACACAAACCTGCAAGCCAGAAATCTTTTTTGGCTCAAACACTCAGGGAACAGTTCTGTATGGGTGCCATCTTTAAGTCCAGTGTCCAGTTCATGTAATACACCCATGACTTGAACTTGACTAGATACACAATGAGCACACACTATGTTTTCAGGCCTCTCTAGGTGGAAATGACTATAtacagacagtgtgtgtatgtgtgtgtgtgtgtgtgtgtgtgtgtgtgtgtgtatgtgtgtgtttgtgtgtgtgcgtgtgtgtgtcctctctgctcctAGGAGAACACTCCCCTCAGCAGGCCCGGTCAGCCTTCTCAGTGATGAGGACTGAACAAAGTTATCCTGCCTTCAGCCAGGTTCAGTCCATCgcacctctctgtctctcagctgttTCATTACGAGATcacttaaaataataataaataaataactgatgttttctgtttgtctttctttaaaaGTGCAATGTGTAACAGAATTATTTGAGCGATATCTATTGAAGTTGattagctggttagcatgctagctgctAATtgtcttgtaataccactttATACCTCAAGAGGCAAGTTTGATGTTTCACAAGCTCTCTTTAGTCTTTTTTAGTCAAATAACTaagcaaaataaactcacaaaatgtcaagaaaggaaatatcCACACCTGTTTTCcttatcaaacagaaaaatacaaatgtacACCTTCTGAACATTAACTTAATGGCCAAGCTAACTCGTTATaagacacatttcattcattctgttaCTACAATAatcaactctggtttggttctcagtgttagatgtgaaaatattcaggCTCTGAACGCTGACTGACCTTCCTCTCCCAGTTCATGGCTCTCCTGTTCTGGCCTGCCGTGTCTTCATTGTCGCCGTGGTCAAAGTCTTGGTCatagctgctgtaaatcacctctgCACTGTTTTCCCCGTCTTCACACTGGCGTCCCTCAGTCTCGGAGGCTGGTTTCGGTTCCAAAAGTTCCCTGGAAGGCAGCTGAACCTGGTTTCGTTGGCCAGTAAAACCAACAATCACACAATGCTCCAAGCTCCCAGTCCAGGCAGACTCAGTCAGCTAATAGGGCCACTAGCTGCGTGGCTAACTTAGCTAACTAGCTACgagcagctagtagctacagcagagcagcagttaGAGGTCACGATGGGGATGTGCTGCCCCCTGTTTGTTCGGAGGGTCCTTCAACAGGTGGCCAGTTCTTACACATTGAACCTTTAATCTGctggaataaaagaaaagaacattGTTCAAATTCTATGGcaacaaatgtcatttttcatctaCTCCtttaccttttttcttttaacatttcagGTTGTATCATCTTGTTATTTATGTgctctgcttgtgtgtatgtgcgtatCAGGTAGTAACGTACCAGAGTACCATGGTCAACACACCTGGGGACTTTAACACAGGCACAGGTTACTTCACTTGCAGAGTAGCTGGTGTTTATTACTTCACCTTCCATTCTGTGGCCAAGGTAACACACCACTGTCTTTAAGAAAGCGATCTGCAGAGACTCGTCTAAGATATTGTTATTAAACTGTGTTACTGCTGTGcgatgtgttgtgtgtttaggttagtgtgtgtctgcgtatAGCCAGTGACCCTCCGTTCAACAAGGTGGGATTCTGTGATTACAACAGGAACACTGATCAGGTCGgtttcaaactttttctttaaGTTTCACACTGTCCTCTTACGAcgaacaacagaaacatttcagcgAGCATCCCAAAACGCCCTCTAGTGGCAATAATAATTATGACAAGAACAAAGGAGGACGTGATGTTTTTGAGTGACGTAACATTTTATTTCCCTCAACACCTTTTAGTCTTTACGTACTGTAAACATCTTCAGACGTCATTATTCTTGTTCTTTGTTGTATCCTTACACAGTTCAGGCTGCTTTGGGATGACAATTAATCTGTGGTTTCTTTAATCTGTTAATGGCTGAGTTATGTCATGAAGCcttgctgtgattggctgtgttgtgtttcaggtgcTGTCGGGGGGCGTGGTCTTACAGCTGACAGCCGGACAGAAGGTTTGGCTGGAGTCCTTCAGGGACCAGCAGAAAGAGGCTGATGCACGAGACACTCAAGAAAAGCAGATCATCTTCAGCGGCTTCCTGCTCTTCTCTAATTCAGAATAAAGTGGATCATTTCACTGCAGCGTGGAGTCAGAGCTGAAACCCTGAGACTGCACCCCTTTATGAATTTACCATCCAAAAATCTCTGATTTCAGGTCACATTTTTCACAGTACAGTAATATCTGTGAAACgttttgtttggtttgcattCTGAACCCACAGGTAACTTTGGATTTCTTCACCTGATTTGTTTCCTTCATATTGACTCATGTAAATGTTCTTTGAATGTTTACTTTGTCTGTGAATGCAACTAAACCAAAATTAAAGTTTATTATCGAGTGTGAAACTAATGAATGGTTTTAAAGGCTTTTCTGGCTGCATGGCAGTTTGTaaggcaaggcaaggcaaaTTTCTTTGTATAGCACAATTCATACATCAGGCAATTCAAAGTActttacagaaacataaaaatacattaaaatcatcaaaacaaatactttcaaagaaagagtgaaagaaagaaagagagaaattaaaagataataataaaatacaaataaaatactaTAAAATTGCgaacacaaaaatgcatttaaaggaaaactaaaaacaagccagtaaaatacagcagtttaGCATTTAGagtgattaaaataatttagcagatatatttactttaagtaaaagctgttttcaacTGTGATTTCAATGAACTGACAGTCGGTGCAGacctcaggtgtgcagggagATTGTTCCACAGGTGAGGAGCATAATAACTGaaagctgcttcactttgtttGGTTCTGATTTTGGGGAAGCCCAACAGGCCTGACCCTGATGACCTGAGGGGTCTGAATGCTTCATATGGAATTAATAAATCTAGAATATATTTTGGTCCTAGagcatttaatgctttgtagacCAACAATGCAAATTTAAAGTCTATCCTTTGACTCACAGGAAGCCAGTGTAGTGATCTGGGGACTGGTGTGATATggtccatttttctttttgtctgtaaGGACTCTTGCAACAGCATTTTGGATCAGCTGTAGTTGTTGAATTGACTTTTTGTTTAGGCTGTTAAAGATTCCATTACAATAATCCAGCCtactgaaaatgaatgcatgaacaagtttttccatgttttctttggaCAGACATCCCTTAATTCTGGTTATATTTTTCAGGTGGTAGTAGGCTGATTTGGTAATGGGCTTTAAATGGTTGTTAAAATTCAGATCAGAATCAATAATCACACCAAGATTTCTGGCTTTATCTGTTGTTGTCAGTGAGTTAAGGTAAGGCGCTGATCTTTaacctttcatttcatttcacctaAACCTTGTAAAACTCACAGTCAGGATTTCACAGCTTTGGAAATTTATCACAGCAGCaataattgtatttttcattgcCATGATCTTTGTGTAAACAGTAGAAGTACAGTACTCGCATTACAAAGAAATctgtgtgcttgcatgtattCAATTAGCCATCGCAGCGCCTTCATGATGGATGACATTGTGTTGCGTTGCAGCAAAAAGTTGAGCcactgtttttccagagctgaGGCAAAAAGTTCCGGTTGCCCTGTTTTGTTGCCTCACTGTGCAACAGACTGACTCCATTCAGGTGAAGGAGGGAGCGGAGTGAACACAGCCACAGGGAACAGCCTAATGTCAATGCTGGATGCtatgtggctgtgtgctgtTATAGTGTTCTTACACCTCATTGTTCCTGTTAGTGTTATCATACTTTACTGTACTATTGAATTAAAATCTCACAGTGAATTATTTTCAGTCAAGTGCTGCAGTTCATAAGAAAGTGCTCGAACATGTCCTGTCACTTAAAGTGAAGAAATTCTTTTAAAAAGCCTTGCGTGGCTTGTTCCTGGCTTTCCGCCAAAATaccaaataaaaaacatgctgaaatgagTGGGCCTAAAACATAATATAAACTCTAACATATCTAAAGACCCCGAGCAAGTACTGTTGGCCCAGACATCTTCTGACATCCACCTGGAAAAATACTACAGGCACCCAGAGTCAGGTCAGAATATcaacagagctaggctagcagtttccccctgcttccagtctttgtgctaagctaggctaaccatgtcATGAATCTCTGTACTGGACGCACAGAGTTGAAACTGGCATCCTTCTTCTCATCCACTCCAGTGAGCAATATGATTTttcaaaatcacaaatcactTTAAAGATGTACATCTCCCCGTCGCAGCTATGAAATGAATCCCTTTAGCAGAGGAGAGTGACACAGATCACCACCTGGTGTGAGCTGTAAATAGTTCTACAGACCTCGttaaaactgcatgaaaagaCTCCTTTTATTTACACAGAAAAGATTTGTGTGACCCCTCTGTAGGTTATGGAAGTGAAACACTTTTGGTTTTTGAACTTCTTCTTTTTGGTACTCTTTTGCCACTATGGCACATCCTCAGATGACCTCTTCCTCAGATTACTGTGTGTGggaatctgttttattttgactaaATCGCTGATACCTGCATCTTGGAAGAATGAGTCAGACGTTGAACTGGGGTGGTCAGAATTAAAGGTCCTGGATTTTTAGAGAGAGGCTGTATCTCTTGTTCGAGCGGCAGCACAGGGCAACAGGCACAGGGGTGACATTTCTGCCGGCCACAGGGGGCAGCAGTGGGAGTGGTGGCAGCAGGATGGTCCTTGTGATTGAGtcaaaacaaactacagtgtgtgtgttcatggtgctTCACTAATGTgtttctggacaacaatggacatctatggcacagaggaagaacatgAAGATATACTGGCAAGAGTATGATCagttcctgtttttttatttattttttcattgaatttgttgacaataatcAAAATACAGAACATTACCAAACGTATTCTTAAAGTAGACCACATAAGTAAATCTATCCTACATGGCCAAATGTATGTGGACACCCTTATTCAAGTGTACCTTTGGTCTTGGGCTGTTTTTTCCATGTTTGGACGCCTTAATTAAAATGAAGGGAAGTCTAAATGCTACAGCAAAAATATTTCAGACAACTTTATGTCAACAGTGAAAGTCTTTCCCTGCTTTAACACGACAGCATTGAACAACACAAAACACGGagtgtaaaacacaaaagtctaaacacagaaaatgttgatgAACACTCCTCCAATGGTTTAGGATCTGTtttttcatcctcatcctctcgctctctctgtctctcgctctctctgtctctctctctctctgtttcgctctctctgtctctctcagtaaCCTCCCTGATTTGCAGAACTGCTTAGAGTCATCTCAGGAAAATATTTCGAATGAAAAACCTGCTGAATCTTTGGTTTTGCGTTGGCTTCCTCAtctggctgctgcaggactCGGAGCTTCACTTCAGTTTGCCTTGAACTCACCGCGGTGGGTTTCATTTGTCCTAAAGTTGGTTCACTCAGGTgagttttagacatttttttacatttattttctgcaagAGAATCTGCTTTTGTTAACAAGCTGATCTCCTGTTCCTGCTTTTGTCATTGTCTATTTCTTTATGAAAAAAGGACTTTGACATTTGATCGGTATCGGAAGAATACTCTGAGTTCATTTGTCTGCAGATGACTCAGTTGCTCAGAGGCACTGTGGTACATTTGCTAAACAGGACTATACCAGATTGCCAGAACTTGCTtctctcctccgcctcctctctcgtccttgtctcctcttcttctccacttcctccatctATCTcttccctcatctcctctcttgtctccttGTCTCATCTCCTGTCCTCCTTTTCACTTTCCTCCTGTCATAGTAGCAATACTAAAATACTtgttaaagtcctgcattcaaaaccttacttaaaAGTatgtatcatcagcaaaatgtacttgaagtatgAAAAGTCCTGATGTTGTAGTAAAATGGTCAGTGTTTTttctattatatctgatgtttgtggattaatattactgctgcattaatgtatatgttgcattttactcCTGATGTTTAAGATTGAGCTAATTTCAAATACTTTATATGCTGTTGCCTTGTTTAaactacagcaatgcatcatattctataagatcatcatatgtttgcagcGTGGCtgaaccacgtatctctaaaaagtttcatgagctcagaaaaacagcctgttttcagctttgtctgtgcattttccagctgctcCAAGAGgatttttaaagagtttatttagtTAAAAAAGTAGAGTATCAACACTTAAAGGAagacttcatccttcagttcagcagaaacattcaaaatcaacacgtctggagatacatggttttcactggacaagAAGGGTATGAAAAGCTGTATTCTGAAAAGTGACTAGTAACTAAAGCCGTCAGAcaaatatagtggagtagaaatatttgcctggagtagaagtataaagctcatttctatttgtttcttctgtcttcctttcttctcctcgtttcctctgtcttttccttcaCTCCTTTCCATCtatcctctcctcctttcctgtactctcctcctctctccttgtcttGTACaatcacctcttcttttatcttatctccccctttctcctctcatttctcccttcctttcctcaTGTCCACTTCTCCTTTGCCCTTtccttgtctcctcctctccctgtcagGTCCTCCATCATGCTCCACCATTGTTTCCTCATGATCGGAGCCCTGCTCTCATTGGCCATACCCCTGCTAGTCGCCATGGAGAGCTGCCCAGCTACAGGGATACCAGGAATGCCAggtatatgcatgcatgtttgtgtgtgtgtgtgtgtgtgtgtgtgtgtgtgtgtgtgtgtgtgtgtgtgtgtgtgtatgcctcttttttgttatgtttgtttcctgcctgtccATCCTCAGGTATTCCAGGGATGCCTGGCAAAGACGGTCgtgatggagacagaggagagaaaggagaaccAGGTAtccaataaacacacacacacacacacacacacacacacacactggagtgACCATATTGATCCATCTAAAGTTTCAACCCATTCCTATTCCCACGTTGTCTTGCTCCACAGGATTAGACCATTCAAGTCACTTCAAGTTACAAAACCTGATCTAATCACAAAATCTAAAATAGATGTGAAAGTGGTAcctattttctttttgttcaacTTCCTTCAGAAAACTCTGAAGgaataaagaaaagagagcATTTTGAGCTCTGGATGGAGCTAGGCTAACTGTTCCCTCCTGCTACCAGTCCTTATGCTGCATCTGGCTAAACCCATGTGACATGAGTCACGTGACTGATACTGGTCTTCTCATCAAAATctcaaaaagaaagcaaataagcgtatttctcaaaatgttcaACTATTCCCTCAAACTGTCAGACGCAGCAGGTCAGTGTGGCTGGTTATGATGTACAATGACCggcctgttgttgctgtgtacAGGACCAGCGTGGCAAGGTGTCGGCCTACAGAAGGGAGAGCCGGGTTTGATGGGTATGATGGGATTCCCCGGTAAACGTGGTCAGAGCGGGGATCCAGGGGAATCAGGGTTCCCAGGGATGGCTGGACCTCCAGGAGAACCAGGAGATCCAGGGTATGTAATCAGACACCCTTGTGTAAGGCATAGGTGTTctaacaaacacagcagagtagcttttgctgtctttgtttaatTATTAAAACAAGAGTCACCAACAATTCCTGCCCAACTCAGCAGAGCGTCAGTGCTGGATTACTGACTGAGCAAATAGAGACTCTGCTCCAGTCACCACTGGACCAGACTGCACCAGATTGATATAATCAGTAAGAAACAGAAATGGCAGCTCATGCATTTTCATCTGATCTTAAAGGCCTGCCTTGCAGAGCGACCCTGTTTCTAAATATAGAATATGCACCATTTATTAATCAAGGGACAACAGAGGTTCAACAGGAGTCACCTAGCAGGCGAGTCAAGCTCTGAGCAtcactttgtgctgtttctgtggctgcaggacTGTTGGCGCCCAGCAGCACGCCGCCTTCAGTGTGGCCAGAGGAACTAACGAATACCCGGACAAAGCCAGCGTCATTCGGTTCACCCAGGTCATCACCAACATCAACGATGACTACGACACCACGACGGGACACTTCAGGTGAGAAAACCACCCAGATGCTGCAGgtcatttaattattttagcAAGTATttcaaagtattggacaaattccaattctgacctgatgatcatgcaagagaaaaaataaaggccAAAACCGAAGTTAATAAGCTAGAGTTGTTGTGTGCACATCCACAAAACCTCAGTGAAATAGGTGCTGGaataaaaaatcaattaaaatagtaataattattaaaatagtGACTCTAGGAGCACACTGGAATCACAGCTCCATTTGATTAGGGACATTTCAAAGTACTACAGGTCTTCTTCATGCAGATACCAAAGCAGTCACCCTGAGGGGAGCATGAATCTTAGTGCCAAACTTaatttcaatcaatcaaataattGTTGAGACGTTTTATTTAACTGCAAATgtaaacctcatggtggcgctataGGAAATCAACTAATTCAGTAGGATTCAACATCCGGGGACCATGAATTACTGTTCAACATGTCATGAAACCCATCCAATAACTGTTTAGAAATTTAAGTCAGGACCAAAGTTTTGAAGCAACTGGCAAAATGACATCCATGGAGCTGTGCTGCTaactagcatggctaaaaactaAACAGGTCTATGATTGGTCTACAGTTTTTACACCAAACAAAATTAAAGCCTTAaataaaatgcctttaaatCCACTTTCAGAGAATTCATGAAGTTTTGTGTGTTGTAGGTGTCGGATCCCAGGAACGTACTACTTTGTGTTCCACGCCTCTTTAGAGGACCgactgtgtgtgctgatgaaGCTGGACCACACACTGCTGACCGCGTTCTGCGATCATCGCCGCAACAGGAGACAAGTATGCTCCGTTAACAATTTCACAGAGTTATATTCAGGTTATTTACATTATCAGTCAAGTAATACTTtactaaaaaataataaatattccATCTGTTGAGTCAGCACTAATCTGACACAGCAATGGTAGACTTGAGCTAGCAACCAACATGCTGATCTATGCTGAAAACGGCAGGTTACCATAACCTGGTTGCTAATGGGGTGGaaagcacaaaaatacaaacGTGGACCAGGATGTCCATGAAAGTCGAGATTTGACAGTGCCTCAAAATTTTGCTCAAGCACAGTACATGAGTGAATGTAATCATTTACAGTGCTGCCCTGCTCTGGTGTTAAAAGATGCAGACGCTAATCAAATTCCAACTGGTACTGATTCcaggtgactgcaggtggtCTGGCGGTCTACCTGTCGAAGGATCAGGAAGTTTGGCTGGAGACTAAAGACTacagagggatgagaggacAACAGGCCGGGTACAGCATCTTCTCCGGCTTCCTGCTGCACcctcactgacacacaggatgggaagcacaaaacaga
This window contains:
- the LOC121623605 gene encoding complement C1q subcomponent subunit C-like; protein product: MGGSYGLAVLVGVALLLTTGQCDVSCSGTDGRPGEAGIPGRDGRPGAKGQKGESAVMDSGPVDASVLLRLKGEPGSRGKPGVMGPKGYRGDLGPTGKPGEPGRPGADGKSVAHGEHSPQQARSAFSVMRTEQSYPAFSQVVTYQSTMVNTPGDFNTGTGYFTCRVAGVYYFTFHSVAKVSVCLRIASDPPFNKVGFCDYNRNTDQVLSGGVVLQLTAGQKVWLESFRDQQKEADARDTQEKQIIFSGFLLFSNSE
- the LOC121624484 gene encoding complement C1q subcomponent subunit C-like isoform X1 — its product is MVFTGQEGSSIMLHHCFLMIGALLSLAIPLLVAMESCPATGIPGMPGIPGMPGKDGRDGDRGEKGEPGPAWQGVGLQKGEPGLMGMMGFPGKRGQSGDPGESGFPGMAGPPGEPGDPGTVGAQQHAAFSVARGTNEYPDKASVIRFTQVITNINDDYDTTTGHFRCRIPGTYYFVFHASLEDRLCVLMKLDHTLLTAFCDHRRNRRQVTAGGLAVYLSKDQEVWLETKDYRGMRGQQAGYSIFSGFLLHPH
- the LOC121624484 gene encoding complement C1q subcomponent subunit C-like isoform X2; this encodes MLHHCFLMIGALLSLAIPLLVAMESCPATGIPGMPGIPGMPGKDGRDGDRGEKGEPGPAWQGVGLQKGEPGLMGMMGFPGKRGQSGDPGESGFPGMAGPPGEPGDPGTVGAQQHAAFSVARGTNEYPDKASVIRFTQVITNINDDYDTTTGHFRCRIPGTYYFVFHASLEDRLCVLMKLDHTLLTAFCDHRRNRRQVTAGGLAVYLSKDQEVWLETKDYRGMRGQQAGYSIFSGFLLHPH